Proteins from a genomic interval of Uloborus diversus isolate 005 chromosome 4, Udiv.v.3.1, whole genome shotgun sequence:
- the LOC129220654 gene encoding protein trunk-like, translated as MAGVSYLRKQLHRYMSVERPKDFYANESMEEEAMDPLPMHVREDYIRELREYQDVVDQFRLSTTQAAATLAQSSAKRNSRQKRFLPRNAIVDVKTGKTPWTCPWYIHWVDMGSDTFPRFMRSVTCSTATCWFGRLTCRPKAFVVVILRRKRTRCWADDEQIEQLFPMREVRGESKLPPELKEEWVFEERAANFCCECILEAPEE; from the exons gtACATGTCAGTTGAACGTCCAAAGGATTTCTACGCCAACGAGAGCATGGAAGAAGAAGCCATGGATCccttgccaatgcacgtgagggAGGATTACATCCGCGAGCTGAGAGAGTACCAGGATGTGGTGGATCAGTTCCGTTTGTCCACAACTCAGGCAGCAGCTACCTTAGCACAGTCATCTGCGAAGAGAA ATTCTCGGCAAAAGAGGTTTCTGCCTCGCAATGCCATTGTGGACGTGAAGACCGGAAAGACTCCCTGGACGTGTCCCTGGTACATTCACTGGGTGGACATGGGCTCCGACACCTTCCCTCGCTTCATGCGGTCCGTGACTTGCAGCACAGCCACATGTTGGTTCGGCCGGCTTACATGCAGGCCCAAGGCATTCGTCGTCGTCATCTTGCGCAGGAAAAGGACCAGGTGCTGGGCAGACGATGAACAGATAGAGCAACTCTTCCCCATGAGGGAGGTTCGGGGTGAGAGCAAGTTGCCACCGGAGTTGAAAGAAGAATGGGTTTTCGAGGAGAGAGCTGCCAATTTTTGCTGCGAGTGCATTCTGGAGGCACCAGAAGAGTGA